A genomic stretch from Strongyloides ratti genome assembly S_ratti_ED321, chromosome : 1 includes:
- a CDS encoding Karyogamy protein, KAR9 family-containing protein, giving the protein MKQLKYLFFIIIFLLLINFTLSINDDYPNVLLTLENNPEFLTKAKNSTIIEVKNVLRNISITYEDQVDNVKKILNSDPNVKGLFEKIEKQFKKTIDQKLKLIRRNFEIIYKNVTANITDPEVKLVANTLASVIRNTSMPLSELELKIKTIFENIEPNISDQLKVLIPKELNLQINFKSKPWTAKFVDGLKSFGRKIKNFFNGNKNSNNYEQVALSSNDTSKIK; this is encoded by the exons atgaaacaattaaaatatcttttttttataataatatttttattgttaattaattttacattatcTATTAACGATGACTATCCAAATGTTCTATTAACATTAGAGAATAATCCAGAATTTCTAACTAAAGCAAAAAATAGTACTATTATTGAggtaaaaaatgttttaagaaatatttctataaCTTATGAAGATCAAGttgataatgttaaaaaaatattgaattcTGATCCAAATGTTAag ggactatttgaaaaaatagaaaaacagtttaaaaaaacaattgatcagaaattaaaattaataagacgtaattttgaaataatatataaaaatgttactgCTAATATAACTGATCCTGAAGTAAAACTTGTAGCAAATACATTAGCTTCTGTCATCAGAAATACATCAATGCCATTAAGTGAATtggaattaaaaataaaaacaatttttgaaaatattgaaCCAAACATTAGTGAtcaattaaaagtattaatacCAAAAGAACttaatttacaaataaactttaaatcTAAACCATGGACAGCAAAGTTTGTAGATGGACTAAAAAGTTTTGgtagaaaaattaagaatttttttaatggtaataaaaatagcAATAATTATGAACAAGTTGCACTTTCTTCTAATGACActtctaaaattaaataa